Proteins from a genomic interval of Salvelinus alpinus chromosome 7, SLU_Salpinus.1, whole genome shotgun sequence:
- the LOC139580716 gene encoding putative nuclease HARBI1 encodes MKAQNCVFLSALTMACPFVRDVVDEEALVLRRAFRRERVFRDRLHPLAFPDDHLYERYRFSADGIRYLCRLLGPRIKHRTARSHALSVEQMVCVALRFFASGAFLYSVGDAEQLNKATICRTIRSVCLAIKALADVFISFPGHRRLCDIKEEFYRIAGFPNVIGAVDCTHIRIKAPSGGHEADFVNRKSFHSINVQMVCNADCVISNVVAKWPGSVHDSRIFRASEIYQCLSQGEFSGVLLGDRGYGCQPFLLTPFTDPQEAQQAYNHAHARTRARVEMTFGLLKARFHCLHKLRVSPVRACDITVACAVLHNVACLRKERAPRVPPAMDWDNPAIFPDDDSGRLLRDQYVLNYFS; translated from the exons atgaaggcccaaaattgtgtgttcctttctgctctgacaatggcatgcccattcgtgcgagatgtggtggatgaagaagcacttgtgctgaggagagccttcaggcgagaaagggtcttcagggaccggttgcacccactggccttccctgatgaccatctatatgaaagatacaggttttctgcagatggcatcaggtatctatgcagactactgggtcccaggattaagcaccgcactgcacggagccatgcactgagtgtggagcaaatggtttgtgtggccttgcgcttttttgctagtggagccttcctgtactcagtgggggatgcagaacagctgaacaaggccacaatttgccgcacaataaggagtgtgtgtctggctatcaaagcattagcagatgtcttcatctccttccctggccacagaagactctgtgacatcaaagaggagttctataggattgcag gtttccccaatgtcattggtgcagtggactgcacacacataaggataaaagccccctcaggtggccatgaggccgattttgtgaataggaaatcctttcacagcattaatgttcag atggtctgcaatgctgactgtgtgatcagcaatgttgtggcaaaatggcctggctcagtccatgactccagaatctttcgggcctctgaaatctatcagtgcctatcacaag gtgaattctctggtgtgttgctgggagacagggggtatggctgccagccttttctcctgacacctttcacagacccccaggaagcacagcaggcctacaaccatgcccatgccaggaccagggccagagttgaaatgacctttggcctcctgaaggcacgctttcactgccttcacaaattaagggtcagccctgttagggcatgtgatattactgtggcttgtgctgtcctccacaatgtggcctgcctgaggaaggagagggcccccagagtgccaccagccatggactgggacaatccggcaatcttccctgatgacgacagtggtcggctgctgagggaccaatatgtgttgaattattttagttag
- the LOC139580717 gene encoding parvalbumin, thymic CPV3-like has protein sequence MSLTSILSAEAIENAVKEFQAPDSFSFKKFSQLCGLTSKSPKEVKDVFQILDDDNSGFLEESELKFFLQRFVPGARTLTDAECKGFLSAADDDNDGKIGVEEFLIMVQS, from the exons ATGTCACTCACTTCTATCCTTTCCGCGGAGGCTATTGAGAATGCCGTCAAGGAGTTCCAAG CCCCAGACTCCTTCAGCTTTAAGAAGTTTTCCCAGCTGTGTGGCCTGACCTCCAAGTCTCCCAAAGAAGTCAAAGATGTCTTCCAGATCCTTGACGATGACAACAGTGGCTTCCTCGAGGAGTCAGAgctcaa GTTCTTCCTGCAACGGTTTGTCCCCGGGGCGCGGACGCTGACGGACGCTGAGTGTAAAGGCTTCCTGTCTGCAGCTGATGATGACAACGATGGCAAGATCGGAGTAGAAG AATTCCTGATCATGGTCCAGTCCTGA
- the LOC139580718 gene encoding parvalbumin beta 2-like translates to MSFAGLNDADVAAALAACTAADSFNHKAFFAKVGLAGKSNDDVKKAFYVIDQDKSGFIEEDELKLFLQNFSASARALTDAETKAFLADGDKDGDGMIGVDEFAAMIKG, encoded by the exons ATGTCCTTCGCCGGTCTTAACGATGCTGATGTTGCTGCAGCCCTCGCTGCTTGCACAG CTGCTGACTCCTTCAACCACAAGGCTTTCTTTGCCAAGGTTGGCCTGGCTGGCAAGTCCAACGATGATGTGAAGAAGGCCTTCTACGTCATTGACCAGGACAAGAGTGGCTTCATTGAGGAGGATGAGCTCAA GCTGTTCCTGCAGAACTTCTCTGcctctgccagagccctgactgaCGCTGAGACCAAGGCTTTCCTGGCTGACGGGGACAAAGATGGTGATGGCATGATTGGAGTTGATG AGTTCGCTGCCATGATCAAGGGATAA